In Paenibacillus sp. G2S3, a single window of DNA contains:
- the dpsA gene encoding dipicolinate synthase subunit DpsA has product MLTGVRIVFLGGDARQLEVIRKCVELDATVSAAGFDKWETPCPGVNLEQMSVELLSNADVLVLPTVGCDDEGNISALFSSERLMLLEAHFAALPPHCLVYSGMAKSYLRGMCAKHSLKLIELLNRDDVAIYNSIPTAEGALVMAIQNTDFTIHSSKSMVLGLGRTGFTMARSLQGLGASVKAGVRKQEHYARAEEMGWKPFMTSDLLLHVPDVDLIFNTIPSMIITAQVLSRISPHCLIVDLASAPGGCDFRYAEKRGIKAMLAPGLPGIVAPKSAGIIMANALVQSISDEALIKGDE; this is encoded by the coding sequence ATGCTTACTGGCGTCAGGATCGTGTTCCTGGGCGGGGACGCGAGACAGCTTGAAGTGATTCGGAAATGTGTGGAATTGGATGCGACGGTAAGCGCTGCCGGGTTCGATAAGTGGGAGACCCCTTGCCCAGGGGTGAACCTGGAACAGATGTCGGTAGAGCTGCTTAGTAATGCAGATGTATTAGTGTTGCCTACGGTTGGTTGTGATGATGAAGGGAATATCAGTGCTCTATTTTCTTCTGAACGCTTGATGCTCTTGGAAGCACATTTTGCTGCTCTGCCACCCCATTGTTTGGTGTATAGCGGTATGGCCAAAAGCTACTTACGCGGCATGTGCGCCAAGCATTCGTTGAAGTTAATTGAATTGCTTAATCGTGACGATGTAGCCATCTACAACTCCATCCCAACAGCGGAAGGGGCACTGGTTATGGCCATACAGAACACGGATTTTACCATTCACAGTTCCAAATCGATGGTACTGGGTTTGGGCAGAACGGGTTTTACAATGGCAAGAAGTCTGCAAGGACTGGGTGCTAGTGTTAAAGCCGGAGTTAGAAAACAGGAACATTATGCACGTGCTGAGGAAATGGGCTGGAAGCCTTTTATGACCAGTGATCTGTTGCTTCATGTGCCGGATGTTGATCTGATATTTAATACGATTCCAAGTATGATCATCACCGCACAAGTACTCTCACGAATCTCACCGCATTGCTTAATAGTCGATCTGGCTTCTGCTCCAGGTGGATGTGATTTTCGTTATGCTGAGAAAAGAGGAATTAAAGCGATGCTAGCACCTGGACTCCCTGGCATTGTAGCTCCTAAAAGCGCTGGGATTATTATGGCAAATGCGCTGGTTCAGTCGATATCGGACGAGGCTTTAATCAAGGGGGACGAATAA
- a CDS encoding ATP-dependent Clp protease proteolytic subunit produces MNYMNGSNGAKNEEVIPQEENPNTNQNMPPTTMGAIKELGQTAVPSGEPDIFCITIIGQIEGHIVMPPQNKTTKYEHIIPQLVAAEQNKNIKGLLIILNTVGGDVEAGLAIAEMISSLSKPTVTVVIGGGHSIGVPIAVSSTYSIIAESATMTIHPIRMNGLVIGVPQTFEYMEKMQERVVKFVTSHSRISEEQFRDLMFKTGELNRDIGTAVGGLDAVKYGLMDEVGGIGAALAHLNRMIGGDFSAAPTAAISGGLTQ; encoded by the coding sequence ATGAACTACATGAATGGATCGAATGGAGCAAAAAATGAGGAGGTTATACCTCAAGAGGAAAATCCGAATACAAATCAGAATATGCCGCCCACTACAATGGGTGCAATAAAGGAGCTTGGACAAACAGCGGTTCCAAGCGGAGAACCGGATATCTTTTGCATAACGATCATCGGTCAGATTGAAGGCCATATTGTAATGCCTCCTCAGAACAAAACGACAAAATACGAGCATATCATTCCGCAGCTGGTGGCAGCTGAACAGAATAAGAATATTAAAGGTCTGCTTATTATTTTAAATACTGTTGGTGGAGATGTAGAAGCTGGTCTAGCGATTGCCGAAATGATTTCATCGCTTTCTAAACCAACAGTAACTGTAGTTATTGGAGGGGGACATAGTATTGGCGTTCCGATCGCTGTATCCTCGACATATTCGATTATTGCGGAAAGTGCAACGATGACGATACATCCGATTCGTATGAATGGTTTAGTAATTGGTGTGCCACAGACGTTCGAATATATGGAGAAAATGCAGGAGCGTGTAGTTAAATTCGTTACTTCTCATTCTCGGATTTCTGAAGAACAGTTCCGTGACCTCATGTTTAAGACGGGGGAGCTCAATCGTGACATTGGAACAGCCGTTGGGGGACTCGATGCCGTTAAATATGGTCTGATGGATGAGGTGGGCGGGATCGGAGCGGCCTTAGCGCATCTTAACCGCATGATCGGTGGAGATTTCTCTGCAGCGCCTACAGCAGCAATTTCGGGAGGGCTTACTCAATGA
- a CDS encoding DNA translocase FtsK produces MAKRKKKKKKALLGSVLKYEIYGILLITISVIALSGEAAVGRSLSSMAGYLLGRFYFVLPLIGIFYGLMVMIHRRWPSSWNSRHTGVLLLLLSMCLMSTISAMEQKLGPLSLLHPGNVMTQIHNDLSGSLSPGVNNSNVYMLGKDISGGYIGGLEYAALLWLFGSLGAKLLMIVMLAISFMLITNLSYVEILTLLRVRTVKFVEGIRLHAANRPKAVPVAARPSKAAASAKTRQVKQPVYDEDDEEEEDERYLPNRKQPVLLKKIAGWFSGSTRSEAEANPEDEDQGPIITSASHGPIISGLSAESRVTPLEDHHDFDDADLDMEPVTPIIRDFFEHIRSEGLNEEDREEWSEFSPAARGVAVKAPATGANSVNQQPSDEPEENVTIDLDGLLSATPDGEIIPAPPAPPPPKPYKLPSFRLLAKPNNSGKAGDQNDYMQTARKLEATLESFGVRAKVLEVVRGPAVTRYEIQPDIGVKVSRIVNLTDDIALALAAKDIRMEAPIPGKSAIGIEVPNSEVSIVTMREVMETQIFQEAESRLSIAFGRDISGQTIIGNLAKMPHLLVAGATGSGKSVCINGIITSILYKAKPDEVKFLMVDPKMVELNVYNGIPHLLAPVVTDPKRASLALKKIVVEMEKRYELFSKSGTRNMEGYNKLMAENPAAILPYIVVIVDELADLMMVAANDVEDAICRLAQMARAAGIHLIIATQRPSVDVITGLIKANIPSRIAFGVSSNVDSRTILDMPGAEKLLGRGDMLFLPMGASKPIRVQGAFMSDQEVETIVQYVSSQGEAEYDESIVPEVDDTISEDQEPQDELYEQAVTIVLEAKQASVSLLQRRMRVGYTRAARLIDSMEARGVIGPYEGSKPREVLVSLEQYQHNKISS; encoded by the coding sequence GTGGCTAAACGAAAAAAGAAAAAGAAAAAAGCGCTGCTCGGCAGCGTTTTAAAATATGAAATTTACGGAATTTTACTAATAACGATATCCGTTATTGCTCTGTCCGGTGAAGCGGCGGTAGGGCGGTCACTTTCAAGTATGGCGGGTTATTTATTAGGGAGATTTTATTTTGTGTTGCCGCTTATTGGTATTTTTTATGGGCTTATGGTTATGATCCATCGCAGATGGCCCTCTTCTTGGAACAGTCGACATACAGGCGTGCTTCTGCTTCTCCTATCCATGTGCCTTATGAGCACTATTTCTGCAATGGAGCAGAAGCTTGGCCCGTTGTCCTTGCTCCATCCTGGCAACGTGATGACCCAAATACATAACGATCTTTCGGGATCTCTTTCGCCCGGTGTTAACAATAGTAATGTCTATATGCTGGGTAAGGACATAAGCGGTGGGTATATCGGCGGATTGGAGTATGCTGCGCTGCTGTGGCTCTTTGGTAGTCTGGGAGCTAAGCTGCTGATGATCGTCATGCTTGCCATCAGTTTTATGTTAATTACAAACCTCTCCTATGTGGAGATACTTACTCTACTGCGAGTTCGTACGGTTAAGTTTGTGGAGGGAATTCGTCTTCATGCGGCAAACCGTCCGAAGGCAGTCCCAGTAGCGGCTAGGCCTTCCAAAGCAGCAGCATCTGCTAAGACTCGGCAGGTGAAACAGCCTGTTTATGACGAGGATGACGAAGAGGAAGAGGATGAGCGTTATTTGCCTAATCGCAAGCAACCGGTCCTATTGAAAAAAATAGCGGGTTGGTTCTCAGGCTCCACACGTTCAGAGGCGGAAGCTAATCCAGAGGATGAGGATCAGGGTCCAATTATAACAAGTGCTTCTCACGGTCCGATTATTTCGGGGCTCTCAGCAGAGAGTCGTGTGACTCCACTTGAAGACCATCATGATTTTGATGATGCTGATTTGGATATGGAACCAGTGACTCCAATTATTCGCGACTTCTTCGAGCATATCCGCTCAGAAGGGCTGAATGAGGAAGATCGGGAGGAATGGAGTGAATTCTCTCCTGCCGCTCGTGGCGTTGCCGTCAAAGCTCCTGCTACTGGGGCTAATTCAGTAAATCAACAGCCTTCAGATGAGCCTGAGGAGAATGTGACCATAGACTTGGATGGATTGCTAAGTGCCACTCCTGATGGAGAGATCATTCCCGCTCCACCGGCACCACCTCCACCAAAACCTTATAAGCTGCCATCTTTCCGACTTCTAGCCAAACCTAATAACAGTGGCAAAGCGGGGGATCAGAATGATTATATGCAGACCGCCCGGAAGCTAGAAGCTACACTAGAGAGTTTCGGTGTAAGAGCAAAGGTTCTTGAAGTAGTTAGAGGACCAGCAGTTACACGGTACGAGATTCAGCCGGATATCGGTGTTAAGGTCAGCCGGATTGTTAATTTGACGGACGATATTGCACTTGCTCTTGCAGCTAAAGATATACGTATGGAAGCACCAATTCCGGGTAAATCAGCCATTGGGATAGAGGTACCAAATTCCGAAGTGTCTATTGTTACGATGCGTGAAGTTATGGAAACACAGATCTTTCAGGAAGCTGAATCCAGATTATCGATTGCTTTTGGACGTGATATTTCGGGTCAGACGATTATAGGTAATTTAGCGAAGATGCCCCATTTATTGGTGGCGGGTGCGACGGGTTCTGGTAAATCGGTTTGTATTAACGGGATTATTACGAGTATTTTATACAAAGCTAAACCCGATGAAGTCAAATTCCTGATGGTAGACCCTAAGATGGTAGAGCTGAATGTCTATAATGGGATTCCTCATCTTTTGGCTCCTGTGGTTACCGATCCGAAACGGGCGAGCTTAGCTTTGAAGAAGATCGTTGTGGAAATGGAGAAAAGGTATGAACTCTTCTCCAAATCAGGAACGCGCAACATGGAAGGCTATAATAAGCTGATGGCAGAGAACCCAGCTGCTATACTTCCGTATATTGTTGTTATTGTGGACGAGCTTGCGGATTTGATGATGGTTGCCGCTAACGATGTAGAGGATGCTATCTGTCGACTTGCACAGATGGCGCGTGCAGCTGGTATCCATCTAATTATTGCTACTCAGCGCCCTTCCGTGGATGTCATTACAGGCTTGATTAAGGCTAATATTCCATCTCGGATCGCTTTTGGTGTATCGTCCAACGTAGATTCACGCACCATTCTGGATATGCCAGGTGCGGAGAAGCTATTAGGTCGAGGAGACATGCTGTTCTTACCGATGGGGGCTTCTAAACCGATTCGTGTACAGGGTGCCTTTATGAGCGATCAGGAGGTTGAGACGATCGTTCAATATGTCAGCAGTCAAGGGGAAGCCGAATATGACGAGTCCATTGTTCCAGAGGTCGATGACACAATTTCTGAGGATCAGGAACCGCAGGATGAGTTATATGAGCAAGCCGTAACGATCGTGCTTGAAGCGAAGCAGGCTTCAGTCTCGCTACTACAGCGCCGGATGAGGGTTGGCTACACCCGTGCAGCCCGTTTGATTGACTCTATGGAGGCTCGTGGGGTAATAGGGCCTTACGAGGGTAGCAAGCCGCGTGAGGTGCTTGTATCACTAGAGCAGTATCAGCATAACAAGATCAGTTCTTAA
- the dapA gene encoding 4-hydroxy-tetrahydrodipicolinate synthase, whose translation MDFGRLITAMVTPFDGDGEINWDVTSQLVDYLIEEQKSEALVVCGTTGESPTLSDEEKLQLFSFVLEKANGRCKIIAGTGSNNTKHSIHLTKEAEKIGVDGVLLVVPYYNKPNQEGLYQHFSTIASETSLPVMLYNVPGRTGVSMSVDTTLRLAEISNIVATKECASVDQVTLIASACSDDFRVYTGDDSAGLASLAVGGYGIISVASHVVGAQMSEMIYAHTSGNVQRAGEIHRQLFPIFKGLFECPQPLPNPSAVKYALSLKGLPVGGVRLPLISPTEAEAAFIEALFH comes from the coding sequence GTGGATTTCGGAAGATTAATAACAGCCATGGTAACCCCTTTTGACGGGGATGGAGAAATCAACTGGGATGTAACTTCACAGCTTGTCGATTATTTAATTGAGGAACAGAAATCAGAGGCATTGGTTGTCTGTGGCACAACTGGGGAATCCCCAACGTTAAGTGACGAGGAGAAACTGCAGCTGTTTTCTTTTGTACTAGAGAAGGCGAATGGTCGCTGTAAAATTATCGCTGGAACAGGCAGTAATAATACGAAACACTCTATTCACCTCACGAAGGAAGCGGAGAAAATAGGTGTGGATGGCGTACTTTTGGTCGTTCCGTATTACAATAAGCCTAATCAGGAAGGGCTCTATCAGCATTTTTCCACAATTGCTTCGGAGACTTCATTGCCAGTCATGCTGTATAATGTTCCCGGTCGCACGGGTGTAAGTATGAGCGTGGACACAACTCTTCGACTTGCTGAAATATCGAATATTGTTGCGACAAAAGAATGTGCATCTGTCGATCAAGTAACACTTATCGCTTCTGCGTGTTCTGATGACTTCCGTGTATATACTGGTGATGATTCTGCAGGCTTAGCTAGTCTGGCCGTAGGAGGATACGGAATTATCAGTGTAGCTAGTCATGTGGTTGGTGCACAGATGTCAGAAATGATCTATGCACACACCTCAGGTAACGTCCAGAGAGCGGGAGAGATCCATCGGCAATTGTTCCCGATTTTCAAGGGCTTGTTCGAATGTCCACAACCTCTACCGAATCCCTCAGCTGTCAAATATGCTTTAAGTCTGAAGGGTCTGCCTGTTGGAGGCGTCAGATTGCCGCTTATTTCACCTACGGAAGCTGAGGCGGCCTTTATTGAGGCGCTATTTCACTAA
- the dut gene encoding dUTP diphosphatase, translating into MSYYVQINKLAGNEDVNLPCKMSEQASGYDLYAAVESEVVLAPGERALIPTGISLAMPDGLEAQIRPRSGLALKHGITCLNTPGTIDADYRGEIKVLLINLGQEPFAIARNERIAQMVFQAVPVVTLVEVDALSETERGAGGFGHTGK; encoded by the coding sequence TTGTCTTATTACGTACAAATCAATAAACTAGCTGGAAACGAGGATGTTAATCTGCCTTGTAAAATGTCAGAACAGGCTTCCGGGTATGATCTTTATGCCGCTGTTGAAAGCGAAGTTGTGCTTGCGCCTGGAGAACGTGCATTAATTCCAACAGGCATATCACTAGCTATGCCAGACGGACTAGAAGCTCAAATTCGTCCACGAAGTGGACTGGCCTTGAAGCATGGAATTACGTGTTTGAACACACCTGGAACGATTGATGCTGATTATCGTGGAGAGATCAAAGTGTTGTTGATCAATCTAGGGCAAGAGCCATTTGCTATCGCTCGTAATGAGCGCATTGCCCAAATGGTATTTCAAGCGGTTCCAGTGGTCACTTTGGTTGAAGTAGATGCTTTATCCGAAACAGAACGTGGAGCCGGAGGCTTCGGTCACACTGGCAAATAA
- a CDS encoding dipicolinate synthase subunit B has product MDWHGKTVGYAITGSHCTFAEVMPQIQRFVDGGANVVPIVSASVLGTDTRFGTSQNWLKQLKDITGNDIISTIVEAEPLGPSKLLDVLTIAPCTGNTTSKLANAMTDSPVLMAAKSQMRNGRPLVLAISTNDGLGLNAANIAKLLVAKNIYFVPFGQDNPEGKPNSLVARMDLIPEACYSALQGKQLQPMIIEKFHSV; this is encoded by the coding sequence ATGGATTGGCACGGAAAAACAGTAGGGTATGCGATTACCGGATCTCACTGCACATTTGCGGAGGTAATGCCGCAAATCCAACGCTTCGTGGATGGAGGAGCAAACGTAGTGCCCATCGTTTCAGCATCCGTACTAGGCACCGACACCCGCTTTGGAACATCGCAAAATTGGCTAAAACAGTTGAAAGATATAACAGGTAATGATATCATTTCTACAATTGTTGAAGCGGAGCCGCTGGGTCCTTCCAAGCTGCTGGATGTGCTTACTATAGCACCCTGCACTGGAAATACAACGAGTAAATTGGCAAATGCTATGACCGATAGTCCAGTGCTCATGGCTGCAAAATCGCAGATGCGTAATGGACGTCCACTTGTTCTGGCGATATCTACCAATGATGGCTTAGGTCTAAACGCAGCAAATATTGCAAAGCTTCTAGTGGCCAAAAATATTTATTTTGTGCCATTCGGACAGGATAACCCTGAGGGCAAACCTAACTCTTTAGTAGCGCGTATGGATCTTATTCCAGAAGCTTGCTATTCCGCTTTGCAAGGTAAACAGCTACAGCCGATGATTATCGAAAAGTTTCATTCTGTTTAG
- a CDS encoding YlzJ-like family protein: MTLYTIMSMEQVWEGAFNNYATTREVSVQGMLMQVEPMEEGRARIVRLLDCPLDRYLDPSYSPGAIITLT, translated from the coding sequence ATGACACTGTATACGATAATGTCGATGGAACAGGTATGGGAAGGGGCGTTTAATAATTACGCAACAACGCGAGAAGTAAGTGTTCAAGGGATGCTTATGCAGGTTGAACCGATGGAGGAAGGGCGCGCACGTATAGTAAGATTACTGGATTGTCCACTAGATCGTTATTTGGATCCGTCGTACTCTCCTGGAGCGATAATTACGTTAACATAA
- a CDS encoding IS110 family transposase, which translates to MKNTIKYVGLDVSKEKIAVAIADEGRESARYYGAIPHTPDAVARMIRKLKGLGITLEVCYEAGPTGYDLYRWLTKMGISCVVIAPSRMPQRPGDAIKTDRRDAEKLAQLHRAGELTAIYVPTPELEALRDLIRAREDARQDLHRARQRLIHFLLRHQIHKPEGMKKRWTKRYREWLSMLKFNNVAQERVFTESLQQLREVEERIKRLEAAMREEAQICPYAPVIQALQGLRGIALLTAMTLVVEIGNFERFRSPAQLMSYLGLVPREYSSGASTKRGSLTKVGNSGVRRALVESAWSYRHRPAVKGDLAVRLEGQSAHVHETSWKAQERLHSKYLKLVRRGKHRNLTMAAVGRELIGFIWSIAVDAERKMA; encoded by the coding sequence ATGAAGAATACCATAAAATACGTAGGTTTGGATGTGTCAAAAGAAAAAATTGCGGTGGCAATTGCAGACGAAGGTCGAGAATCAGCACGATATTATGGAGCTATTCCCCATACCCCGGATGCAGTGGCTCGAATGATTCGGAAACTCAAAGGTTTAGGAATTACACTAGAAGTCTGCTATGAAGCCGGGCCTACGGGGTACGACTTATATCGCTGGCTGACAAAGATGGGGATTTCCTGTGTGGTGATCGCACCTTCGCGTATGCCACAGCGCCCCGGCGATGCCATAAAAACCGACCGACGGGATGCAGAAAAACTGGCTCAGCTGCATCGAGCTGGAGAATTGACCGCGATCTATGTGCCGACTCCAGAACTCGAAGCCTTACGAGATCTCATTCGTGCGCGAGAAGATGCTAGGCAAGACCTACATCGGGCTCGGCAACGACTCATTCATTTTCTGTTGCGCCACCAAATTCACAAGCCAGAGGGCATGAAAAAACGCTGGACCAAAAGGTACAGGGAATGGCTCTCTATGTTGAAGTTTAATAATGTAGCTCAAGAACGGGTATTCACCGAATCCCTGCAACAGCTCCGGGAAGTGGAGGAGCGAATCAAGCGACTTGAAGCCGCAATGCGAGAAGAAGCACAGATCTGTCCGTACGCACCTGTCATTCAAGCGTTACAAGGTCTGAGGGGAATCGCCCTGCTGACGGCTATGACTTTAGTTGTCGAGATTGGGAATTTTGAACGTTTTCGTTCACCGGCTCAGCTCATGAGTTATCTGGGACTCGTGCCACGGGAGTATTCATCGGGAGCAAGTACCAAAAGAGGTAGTCTTACAAAAGTCGGAAATTCCGGAGTACGGCGCGCACTGGTGGAGTCCGCATGGAGTTACCGTCACCGCCCTGCTGTTAAAGGAGACTTAGCAGTGCGCCTAGAGGGGCAAAGTGCTCATGTCCATGAAACGTCGTGGAAAGCCCAAGAACGGTTACACAGCAAGTATTTAAAATTAGTCAGACGTGGGAAACACCGAAATTTAACCATGGCAGCGGTGGGTCGTGAGTTAATTGGATTCATCTGGTCGATTGCGGTAGACGCAGAACGAAAAATGGCGTAG
- a CDS encoding ribonuclease J — protein sequence MSKKNNNDKLMIFALGGVGEIGKNMYVIQYGADIVVVDSGLKFPEEDMLGIDIVIPDISYLTENRDKVRGIVLTHGHEDHIGGLPYVLKNLNVPVYGTRLTLGLVENKLKEANLLGDTKRILINEDSEIQLGSSLKVTFFRTNHSIPDSVGVCIETPEGNVVHTGDFKFDHTPVNGQFANLHRMAEIGQKGVLALLSDSTNAEKPGFTPSEKNVGIVLEDIFRKAEQRVVVATFASNVHRIQQVVNAAESTGRKITVIGRSMVNVVSIASELGYLNVPDGMLIEPEEMNRMAANRVVVLCTGSQGEPMSALTRMARSSHRKVDILPGDTVIIAATPVPGNEKYVGRTIDELFRLGANVIYSGSNSGVHVSGHGSQEELKLMLNLMKPKYFIPIHGEYRMQRKHALLAESVGVDSQNIFITEIGEIVEIQGGAARKAGKVTAGNVLIDGLGVGDVGNIVLRDRKLLSQDGILVVVVTLSKQNGAIVSGPDIISRGFVYVRESEGLLDEANRIVSSTLQRLMSEKVNEWASLKTSVKDSLGRFLYEQTRRRPMILPIIMEV from the coding sequence TTGTCCAAAAAAAACAACAACGATAAATTGATGATTTTCGCATTGGGCGGAGTCGGAGAAATCGGGAAAAACATGTATGTCATTCAATATGGAGCTGACATTGTAGTCGTGGATTCGGGACTGAAGTTCCCAGAAGAAGACATGCTCGGTATTGATATTGTAATTCCTGATATCTCTTATTTGACAGAGAACCGCGACAAGGTAAGAGGGATTGTACTTACCCACGGACACGAGGATCACATCGGTGGTCTCCCATATGTCCTGAAGAACTTGAATGTTCCGGTTTACGGAACAAGACTTACATTAGGCCTTGTAGAAAACAAATTGAAGGAAGCAAACTTGCTGGGTGACACCAAACGAATTCTGATCAATGAAGATTCAGAAATTCAACTGGGAAGCTCGCTCAAAGTTACTTTCTTCAGAACAAACCACAGTATTCCGGATTCCGTCGGTGTGTGCATAGAAACACCGGAAGGTAACGTGGTTCATACGGGCGATTTCAAATTTGACCACACTCCAGTCAACGGTCAATTTGCAAATCTGCATCGGATGGCTGAAATTGGTCAAAAGGGCGTGCTTGCTCTTTTGTCGGATAGTACGAATGCTGAGAAACCAGGCTTTACCCCATCTGAGAAGAATGTCGGTATCGTCCTGGAAGACATTTTCCGCAAGGCTGAGCAACGTGTCGTTGTAGCTACTTTTGCTTCCAATGTGCACCGTATTCAACAAGTGGTTAATGCAGCAGAATCCACGGGTCGTAAGATTACAGTAATTGGCCGTAGTATGGTAAACGTTGTATCCATCGCTTCTGAGCTTGGATATCTGAACGTACCAGACGGTATGCTGATCGAGCCTGAAGAAATGAACAGAATGGCAGCTAATCGTGTCGTTGTTCTTTGCACAGGCAGCCAAGGCGAGCCAATGTCCGCATTGACCCGCATGGCACGCTCCAGTCATCGTAAAGTAGATATCTTGCCAGGTGATACTGTTATTATCGCGGCAACACCGGTACCAGGTAACGAGAAATATGTAGGTCGTACCATTGATGAATTGTTCCGTCTCGGCGCTAACGTAATTTATAGTGGTTCCAATTCCGGCGTTCACGTATCTGGTCACGGTAGCCAGGAAGAGCTTAAGCTGATGCTCAACCTGATGAAACCGAAATATTTCATTCCAATTCACGGTGAATACCGTATGCAACGCAAACATGCGCTTTTGGCAGAATCCGTTGGCGTAGATTCGCAGAACATTTTCATTACTGAAATCGGTGAGATTGTGGAAATTCAAGGCGGTGCCGCTCGTAAAGCTGGTAAAGTAACGGCTGGTAACGTATTGATTGACGGTCTGGGTGTAGGTGATGTAGGTAATATTGTATTGCGTGACCGTAAATTGCTGTCTCAAGATGGTATTTTGGTTGTCGTGGTTACACTAAGCAAACAGAATGGTGCGATTGTCTCCGGACCGGACATCATTTCCCGTGGTTTCGTTTACGTTCGTGAGTCCGAAGGACTGCTCGACGAAGCGAACCGTATTGTTTCCAGTACACTGCAACGCCTGATGAGTGAGAAAGTAAATGAGTGGGCTTCGCTTAAAACAAGCGTAAAAGATTCGCTCGGTCGTTTCTTATATGAGCAAACGCGTCGTAGACCGATGATTTTGCCGATTATCATGGAAGTGTAG
- the dapG gene encoding aspartate kinase: MGILVQKFGGTSLSTPQAREHVIRNVKRELASGYSLVIVVSAMGRRGEPYATDTLLDWAVQNGDSLPEREKDLLMCCGEIISATTLCGLLENEGIASTVLTGAQAGFMTDSNYGNARILDVRPERILRELREDKVVIVTGFQGQTEAGDLTTLGRGGSDTSATALGAALHADMVDIYTDVNGILTADPRIVEDAKPLTYVSYTEICNMAHQGAKVIHPRAVEIAMQAQIPVRVRSTFSENEGTLVTNPEGFNDIQSGGIVDRFVTGIAYVSNVTQISVECPDGNGTGVQLQIFKSMADNGISVDFINVTPTEALYTVFDDKSEKAISVLQQLGLRPKSLSGCAKVSVIGGGINGVPGIMARIVEALSSQNIQILQSADSNTTIWVLVKKEDMVQSLRSLHAMFELHR; encoded by the coding sequence ATGGGTATTCTGGTACAAAAATTCGGAGGAACATCACTTTCAACACCACAAGCTAGAGAGCACGTCATTCGTAATGTCAAACGGGAGCTCGCTAGCGGCTATAGTTTGGTCATTGTCGTTTCGGCAATGGGCAGACGTGGAGAGCCTTATGCAACAGATACTCTGCTGGATTGGGCTGTGCAGAATGGAGATTCACTCCCTGAGCGTGAGAAGGATCTCTTGATGTGCTGTGGTGAGATTATCTCTGCTACTACACTTTGTGGGCTGCTGGAGAATGAAGGGATTGCTTCTACGGTATTAACGGGAGCTCAGGCTGGTTTTATGACTGATAGCAACTATGGCAATGCAAGAATTCTGGATGTTCGTCCTGAACGTATTCTCCGCGAACTGCGTGAAGATAAAGTAGTTATAGTGACAGGGTTCCAAGGACAAACTGAAGCTGGAGATTTGACGACTTTGGGCCGTGGAGGAAGTGACACCTCTGCGACTGCACTGGGTGCTGCTCTTCATGCAGATATGGTTGATATCTATACAGACGTTAACGGGATTCTTACAGCAGATCCACGGATCGTTGAAGATGCTAAACCTTTAACGTATGTTAGCTATACAGAAATTTGTAATATGGCTCATCAAGGAGCAAAGGTAATCCATCCACGTGCGGTTGAGATTGCTATGCAGGCACAAATTCCAGTACGCGTTCGGTCAACATTTTCTGAGAATGAAGGTACGCTGGTTACGAACCCTGAAGGATTCAACGACATCCAGTCTGGCGGCATTGTAGATCGGTTTGTGACAGGGATTGCTTATGTCAGCAACGTTACACAGATTTCTGTGGAGTGTCCAGACGGAAATGGCACGGGCGTTCAACTGCAAATTTTTAAAAGTATGGCTGACAACGGAATAAGCGTTGATTTTATTAATGTAACACCTACTGAAGCTCTTTATACTGTGTTCGATGACAAATCAGAAAAAGCTATCTCTGTTCTCCAGCAATTAGGCTTGCGTCCTAAGAGTTTATCAGGCTGCGCAAAAGTTTCCGTCATCGGGGGCGGTATCAATGGTGTACCTGGTATTATGGCTCGTATCGTTGAGGCACTTAGCTCACAAAATATTCAAATTCTCCAATCCGCAGATTCGAATACAACGATTTGGGTGCTGGTGAAGAAAGAGGATATGGTGCAGTCCCTGCGTTCGTTGCATGCTATGTTTGAATTGCACCGCTGA